The genomic DNA CCTGATAGAAATCGGGGATGCCGGGGGCGGTGATCTTCACCAGGGTCTGGGCCAGCGTGTTGAACATGGCGAAGCGGGCCACCCGCTGCTGGAAGGGCACGAAATCCGCGAGGAACCGGGCGGACTGGGCGGGATCGAGGATGGCCGCGGCGAAGCGGTCGATGGCCTCGTCGTAGCGGACGTTCGGCTCGATCCAGCTCGTGTGGGATTTGGCCTCGTGGATCGCCTTGTGCAGGTAGCCGCGCAGCCGCTCGGCGGTGATGGGCCAGGCCCCGACCAGGGTCTGATAGATCAGGTACTCGGTGTTGGCGCCGGGCGTGGGCTTGCTGTCCACCGTCGACCGGTGCCGGCGGTTCAGCTTCTGCCAGGCCACCACGCGGTGGCGCCACTCCTCGGGCATCTCCGACAGCACGTTGATGCGGGCCCGCACGTCCTCGCCCCGCTTGGTGTCGTGCGTGGACGTCGTGCTGAGGGCCCGGGGAAACGTGCGTTGCCGGTCCACCATGGCGGTATGGAACTCGGCGAGCGGGGTGCCGAAGCGCGCCGGATCGCCCCCGACCTCGTTGAGGGACACCAGCCGGTTGAAGCGATAGAGCGCGGTGTCCTCGTAGCCCTTGGCCATGACCGGCCCCGTGATCTGCTGCAGCCGCATGGCGAACTCCAGACGCTCGCGGCGATACGCCTCGTCGGCCCACGGGGGCTGGCGCAGGAGCAGGATGTCCTGGATCCAGTTGTAGATCGACGCGCTCACGGAGGGCGTTCGCCGTTTGGCCTGGGCCACGGCCCGGGCGATGTAGTCGCGGTCGGCCTCGCTGGGGCCCGCGCCTTCGCCGACGTACGTCCGGTAGACGGGGAAGTTGGCCACGATCTCGCGGAGCGCCCCGGTGAGGCTCAGCAGCGTGAAGTCCCGGGAGGAGCGGTGCTTCTCGGAGATGACGTTGAGGCGATGGGCCAGCATGTTGATCTCGGAGGCCATCGACGTCTGCATGATCAAATTCTTGGCTTCGTACACCACGTCGGAAAAGGGTGGCCGCTCCTTGATGAGCCGGGCGTAGAAGAGCTCCATGGCGTGGGCCTGGCTGCGGTCGACGAAGATGCCGTTGAGGAGATTGAGGAACTCGTATCCGGTCGTGCCCTCGACCGGCCAGGAGGCGGGCAGCCGCTCGCCCGGGGCCAGAATCTTCTCGGCGTAGATCGCCACCGGCCGGGCCGCCCCGTCGCGGAGCCACTGGAAGTACTGGGTCGGCGCGTAGAGCCCGTCGGGGTGGTCGATGCGCAGCCCGGTGACGGGGGCTTCGGCGACGAGCCGCATGATGAGTCGGTGGGTGGCCTCGAACACCTCGGGGTTCTCTACCCGCAGCGCGGCCAGCTCGTTGATGTCGAAGAAACGGCGATAGTTGATCTCCTCCCCGGCCACTCGCCAGTAGGCGATGCGGTAGGCCTGCTCGGCGAGCAGGACGTCGAGCAGGTCGAAGGAATGGGGCTCGCCCGGGGTCCCGTTGAAGCGCCGGACGTTGTCTTCGATGAACTCGCGTATCGCCGGATCCGTGAGCAGCAGGGCGGCCAGCCGCTCGATCCCCTGCTGGCGATCCCGGCGGTGGGCGGCCCGGCGCTCGGGATCGACCTCCTCCTGGCTGGGCAGCGTGACGAACCAGGCGGCCAGCGTCTTCAGCTCCAGCAAGCCCGGGTGCTCGGCCCCGAGCGCCGCCTGGAGCTCATCGAGGCGGTGGCTGAGGATCCGGGTGTAGGAGCGGGGGGCCACCGGCAGGGCGGTCTCGTAGTAGCGGACCCGGAAGGTGCCGTCCACCAGCTCGAGCGTCAGCTCTCCCCGCTCGAGCACCGCGCCGTACTGATCGCCCAGGATCGGCAGGAGCACCTTGCCGGCGAGCTCGCGCTTGACGGGGTTCCAGTCGATGTCGAAGTACGCCGCATAAGGGGACGCCGGCCCGTTCTCGAGCACGTCCCACCACCAGGCGTTGCGATTGTGGGCGATGCCCATGTGGTTGGGCACGACGTCGATGACGAGCCCCATGTCGTTCCGCCGGAGCGCCTCGGCGAACCGCGAGAAGGCCGGCTCGCCCCCCAGCTCGTCCCGGAACCGGTTGTGATCGGAGACGTCGTAGCCATGCGACCCGCTGGAGGCGGTCTCGAAGAACGGTGAGGTGTAGCAGTCGGAGATCCCGAGCGCGGCCAGGTACGGCACGATCGCGGCGGCGGCGTCGAACGTCAGGTCAGGGCCGAGCTGCAGCCGGTACGTCGCCAGGGCCGGGCCGCTCACCGTGGAGCATCTCCCGCCAGGTTGAAGTCCAGCGCATCGGCGAGCGGTCGCAGGATCGGCCGCGCCTCCGGCCGGGCCCGCCACAGCTGGAAGAACCGGTTCTGCGCGTGCCAGCGACCGAATCGGACCGGCAGCCGCCGGGCTCCCTCGATCAGCGCGACGGCCGCGTCTACCCGGTCCGGCGTCGGCTGCTCGGCCAGCGCGTCCAGGACCGCGGCCACGGCGCGCATCATGACCGGCCGCGACGCGCCGAGGTCGAGGCTCAAGCCGAGGCTGCGCGCCTCCTCGGCCAGCTCGAAGGCGCGCTCGGGCAGCGCTCCCGAGTCGGGCACGCGCTCCAGCTCGGCGGTGAGCTGGTGCTCGAGCACGTGCTTGCCGGTGACGCGGAGCACCTCGGGGATGGGCGCTTCGGCCTCGCGCAGGTAGTGGACCAGCTTGCGGCTCTCGTCCCAGATGCGGTGGTGCGCCTGCTCGTAGCGCTCCAGGACGGCCTGGATGACCCGGGTCATCACCCGGCGCCGCTCCTCGAGGAACAGGTGAGGCAGCCCGAAGAGGTCACGCGGGAAGTGCTCGTCCAGGCCGCGCACCATGTCGGCCAGGCTGTGCTGGGTGTAGCGGCGGAGCAGGTCGGCCTTCAGGCTCTCGTAGGCCTCGGGGCCCGGGTCGCTGCGGATGCCACAGGAGAAATCGTGGCCGCCGAAGTGCAGCACGGCGTACACGAGATCGCGAGCCTCGCCGGTCGTCGCCGAGCTGACGTGCACCCGGCCTATCCGCAGCATCGTCCCCGCGTAGGCCTCACGGGTCTCGTCCAGGCGTTGCACGCGCCAGGCGTAGACCTTCGTGTCGTCGGGTTGCTCGTCGAACAGTCCGCTGATCGCATAGTGGGCGACGACCCGCCGCAGGTCCACCATGGCGGGGCGGACCAGGCGGCGGTAGACCTGCCCGCCGTCGTGATACTCGGCCAGGTTGCTGGGCGCCGCCTCCAGCCGGCGGAGGAACTCCGGCTCCAGCTGGCCGCCACCGAGGTCGCGGAAGTACTGGATCGCCATCGCCGCATACTTGAGGATCTGCACGGGCTCCAGCCCCGAGATCTCGTCGAAGAACCAGCCGCACGAGGTGAACATCAGCATGCGGTTGCGCTGCATCTCGAGCAGGCGTCTGGTCTCGACCAGCGCCGTGCCGTCGAGGCGCACCCGCTGGTGGCGGGCCAGCCACTCGCCGAGCCGCTCCGGACGCGGGTCCAGCAGGACCTCGATGTAGGCGTCGCGGGCCTCCCAGGGATCCTTGAGGTGCGCCGAGGCCCGCGCCTCGTAGAAGGTATCGATCTGCTCTCGCAGCCAGTCGAGTGCGGCGCGCAGCGGCGCCCGCCAGCGCTGATGCCAGTCGGGACGGGTGCGGCAGCCGCAATCGGCCCGCCAGCGTTCCACGCCGTGGGCGCAGCTCCACGAGGTGGCCTGGAGAATCTGCACCTCCCACGCCGCCGGTTGCTTGGCCAGGACGGCCCCGTAGTTGGTGAGGCTGGCGAATTGCTCCGACTCGATCTGGTGCAGGGCCGCGGCCAGGGCCATGTCGCCAAACTTCTTGTGATGGCCGTACGACTCGCCGTCGGTGGCGCAGTGCACGAGCTGGGGGCCGTCTCGGTTGTCGTCGAAGCCGCTCTTGAGGCGCGCCACCAGGTGTTCGCCGCGGTCCAGCGCATCCTCGAACGCGACCGCCCGGGAGATGGGGCCGTCGTAGAAGAAGACGGTCAGGCTGGCGCCGCCGGATCCCCTCCAGAGGTACGGCCGGCTGGGGTCGACGCTGGCGTTGACCTCCTTGAAGGCGTCCCCGTCGAGCGGGCGCACCCGCCAGGCCTGATGCGGGGCCAGGATGGTGAACTTGACGCCGGCCTCGGCCAGGATCTGAAGGCTCTCGTCGTCGGCAGCGGTCTCGGGCAGCCACATGCCCTCCGGCTCGCGGCCGAAGCGGTGTCGGAAATCGGCGAGGCCCCAGCGGACCTGGGTGACTTTGTCGCGCCGGGGCGCCAGCGGCATGATCATGTGGTTGTAGACCTGCGCCAGGGCGTTGCCGTGCCCGCCGCGCGCCGCCGCGCTCACCCGGTCGGCTTCCAGGATCTTCGCGTACACGTCCGGGGCGTGGCGCTCGAGCCAGGCGAAGAGCGTCGGCCCCACGTTGAAGGAGATCTCGGCGTAGTTGTTGACGATGTCGAGGATGCGGTTGACGCGGTCCACCCGGCGGGCCGCCGTGTTCGGCGCGTAGCACTCCGCGGTGACCCGCTCGTTCCAGTCGTGATAGGGCGCGGCCGAGTCCTGGACCTCCACCTCCTCCAGCCAGGGACTCTCGCGGGGCGGCTGGTAGAAGTGACCGTGGATGGTGACGAAGCGGGACGTGGTCATGCCTCGTCCAGCGAGCGGAGGAATTCCCGCCGCCCGCCGCGAGGCACCACCACCAGGCCGGACGGATCGACGTGGTAACGGCGGCGATCGGCGGCCGGATCCAGACCGATCTCGGTGTCGGCGGGGACGACGTTGAAGCGGTCGATGATGGCCCGGCGCACGCGCGCGCCTTTGCCGACCGTGGTGTGGTCCATGATGATCGAGTCCTCGATGAGGGCGCCCTCGTTCACCCACACGCCGCGGCCCAGGATCGAGTTCCGGATGGTAGCTCGCTTGATGAACGCGCCCTCGGCGATCTGGACGTTGTCGACGTCGCCGCCGATGAGCCGGGCCGGCGGCCCGGGGACCTGCCCCGTGCGGATGGGCCACTCGCGGTTGTTGAGGTCGAAGCGGGGCTCTTCGCCGAGCAGGTCCATGTGCGCTTGCCAGTAGGTCTCGATGTTGCCCACGTCCCGCCAGTAGCCGGGCTCCTCGTAGGGCTTCACGCCGGGGACGTCGTTGAGCTGGAAATCGTAGGCCCACACGCGCCGGTTCGGCACCAGCTCGGGGATGATGGAGCGGCCGAAGTCGTGCTGGGTGCTGCGCCGGGCATCGTCGAGCAGGGCGGCCACGACGACCGAGCGGTTGAACAGGTAGTTGCCCATGGAGACCAGGGCGCCGCCGGAGCCGCCGGGGATGCCGCTGGGACGAGCCGGCTTCTCCTGGAAGTCGGTTACCCGGCGGTCGCGGTCCACGCCGAGCACGCCGAACTGGGAGGCCTCGGCGACGGGTACCGGTCGCGCCGCCACCGTCACGTCGGCGCCGGTCTCCAGGTGGAAGGCCAGCATCTGGTTCACGTCCATGCGGTAGATGTGATCCGACCCGAAGATGGCGACGACATCCGGGTTGAAGTCGTCGATGAGGTTCAGGTTCTGCAGCACGGCGTCCGCCGTGCCCCGATACCAGGCGGGGCCGGCCCGCATCTGGGGCGGCACGATGGTGATGAAGTAATCGGGCACGATGCCGGTCGTGCGCCAGGCCAGCCGGACGTGCTCGATGAGGGACTGCGACTTGTACTGCACCAGGACGTAGAGGGAGAGCATCTCCGAGTTGACGAAGTTCGACAGCACGAAGTCGACGATCCGGTGCCGCCCGCCGAACGGCACCGCCGGCTTGGAGCGGTCCCGGGTGAGCGGATGCAGGCGCTCGCCCTTGCCGCCGGCCATGATCATCACCAGGACGCGAGGTCGCCGCATTCCGTCAGGACGAGCGAGGGGCCACCGCCCAGGCCGGGTCGAGATCCGGGAAGCAGAAGTCCTCGCGTTCCAGCCGGCGCAACATGCCGGCCGCCTCCGGCGTCAGCGGCTGGCCATCGGCCAGCCCCCGGGCCAGCTCGGCGAGGCTCTTGAACTCCGCGTAGTGCTCGGCCACTCGCCGTTCCGCGTAGTCCCGGGCCGCGGCCGTGGTGATGAGGAACTGCCAGTCGGAGGCCTGGAGCAGCAGCAGCTCGCGCGAGGCCTGGGCCAGCACGCGGCGGAAGTCCTTGCCGCCGGCCGGCAGACGCTGCAGCAGGTCGGCCCACTCGCTCTCGGCGCTGTAGACCCTCTCCCACGTCCACTCGGTGTCGGGGTTCAGCCACACCCGGTGATCGCCGCCCTCGCCCCACGAGCCCTCCGGCAGGGAGACCGTCCCGCGCGGTGGCGCCGCTTCCAGGGCCTCGGCCAGCGTGACCGGCGTCACCCCGGCGGCCGCGAAGTTGCGGGCGACCTGCTCGAGCCAGGCCGGCCCTTCGAACCACCAGTGGCCGAAGAGCTCGGCATCGTACGGCGAGCAGACGACGCTCTGGCCGTCGGTGCTGGCCGCCGCGGTCGTCTGCGTGATCAGCTCGACGAAGTGCCGGGCCTGGTTGCGCACGACCTGCCCGGCGGCCTCGGGGTCGTAGGGGACCTTGCTGCCCAGATCCCGGGCCGCATCGGTGATGCGCCAGAAGCGGAGACCGCCCGGGAAGTGCTTCTTGTGGAATTCCAGATACGTGAAGTCGCCGGGATAGCCGTGCTCGCGGCTCCACACCTGGAGCGTGGTCCGCGGGTCGCGGAAGAAGGCCACGGCATGGCCCACGCCTCCGCGTGAGGCGACCCGCCACGGCGCATAGGGCGAGCGCTTGGGGGCGCGCGGGATCTCGGGCAGCGTGTTGGTCAGCTCGCCGCGAAGGGGAAAGTAGTCGTGATACAGGAACAGCGGCGCGCCGGCCGCGATGAGGTGGGAGTCCGCGACGAAGTACTCGAGACCGTGGGCCGCCAGCATCTCCTCGAGACCAGGCCGCAGGCGAGGGTTTTTGCCCTGTTCCCGTCCGGTCGGCGGCGTCCACTCGTACCGCGGGCGGTACGCGCACTCGGGCAGCCAGATGCCTCGGGGAGCGCGCCCGAAGTGACGGCGATGCGTCTCCACCGCCGTGCGCAGCTGCAGGTGGATCGATTCGTCGCGGGACAGCAGCGGCAAGTAGCCGTGGGTGGCGGCGCAGGTGATGATCTCCAGGTGGCCGTGCCGCTCCAGGTCGGCCAGGGTGCCCGGGATCTCGCCGCCGATGCGGCGGTGGAGCTCCCACATCCGCTCGTAGAAGGCCTCCCAGAAGTGGGTGAGCTTGACCAGCTCGTGGCGCCCCTCGCGCTCGAAGTATTCACGGCTTTCGGCGCACGCCCGGCGGACATTGTCGTGGTAGAAGGCCAGCTCGTGCTGAAACTCCGGCGAGGCCAGCTGCTCGGCGAGCACGGGCGACACGTTGATGGTCCACTTGGGCGAGATGCCGTCGGCGATCAGACGGTGGACGGTCTCCAGCAGCGGCAGGTAGCATTCGAACGCGGCCTCGCAGAGCCAGTCGCTACCATGGGGCCATCGACCGTGGTTGACCACCATCGGAAGATGGGTATGGAGGACCAGGGCAAACGGATAACTCATCGCCACGCACCCTTCATCGGGACCTGCGGCATGTCACCGGCCGGCAGTGCCTCCATTGGACCGTATGAACGGACTGGGCGCAAGCCTCCAGGATGATAGCGTCACCTTCCGCGTCTGGGCTCCGCGGTGCCGGAGCGTGGAGGTGGTCATCGAGGGCCGCCCCAGCCAGGCGCTGTGGCGGGGCGAGGACGACGTCTACTCGCTGACCTTGCCCCGGCTGGGCGCGGGCACCCGCTACCAGTATCGCCTGAACGGCGAGCGCTACCGGCCGGACCCGGTCTCCCGGTGGCAGCCCGAAGGGGTGCACGGGCCCTCCGTGGTGGTCGATCCGACGGCGTTCACCTGGACCGACGCGGACTTTCGCGGCCACGCCCGCGCCGACCTGGTCTTCTACGAGCTGCACGTCGGCACCTTCACCAGGGCGGGGACGTTCGAGGCCGTCATCCCGTATCTGGAGGCGCTGGCCGACCTGGGGGTGACGGCGGTCGAGCTGATGCCGGTGGCGGAATTCCCGGGCTCCCGCAACTGGGGGTACGACGGCGTGCACCTGTTCGCGCCGCAGTCGACCTACGGTGGGCCGCTGGGGTTGCGCCGGCTGGTCGACGCCGCCCACGGCCACGGGCTCAGCGTCGTGCTGGACGTCGTCTACAACCATCTCGGCCCGGAGGGAAACTACCTGGCCGAGTTCGGCCCGTACTACACCGACCGCTACAAGACACCCTGGGGCCAGGCGCTGAACTTCGACGGCCCCGACAGCGCCCCCGTCCGGCGGCACTTCGTCGAGAACGCCCGGGCCTGGGCCCGCGAGTACCACATCGACGGGCTGCGGCTCGATGCCATCCACTCCACCTTCGACGCGAGCCCGCTCCACATCCTCACCGAGATCGCCGAGGCCGCCCGCGAGGAGGGGGCTCGGCTCGGCCGGCCCGTGCACATCGTCGCCGAGTCGCACGACAACGACCGGCAGATCGTCCTGCCCCCGGAACAGGGCGGGCTCGGCCTGGACGCCGTGTGGTCCGACGACTTCCACCACGCCGTGCACGTGCTCCTCACCGGCGAGCGCGGCGGGTATTACGGCGACTTCGGGGATCCGCGTCAGCTCACCCGGGCCCTCATCGAGGGGTTCGCGTTCCAGGGCGAGCCGTCGGAATACTTCGGCAGGCCGCGGGGCACGTCGAGCGCAGACCTGGCAGGCGAGCACTTCGTCATCTGCATCCAGAACCACGACCAGGTGGGCAACCGCGCTCGGGGGGACCGTCTGAGCGTGATCCTTCCCTTCGAGGCCCTGAAGCTGGCGGCCGCGCTGATGTTCGCGGCGCCGGCCCTGCCGCTGCTGTTCATGGGCGAGGAGTACGGCGAGACGGCGCCGTTTCAATTCTTCACCTCCTTTCTCGATTCCGATCTGGCCGCCGCCGTCCGCCGGGGGCGGACGGCCGAGTTCAGCCGCTTCGCCTGGCAAGGGACCGTTCCGGACCCGGGCGACCCGGCCACGTTCGTGCGCTCGCGACTCAACCACTCCCTGGCCGCGGCGCCGCGCCGCCGGGGCCTGCGCGAGTACTACCGAACCTGGCTGGCCCTGCGCCGCTCGCATCCCGCGCTGGGCGCGGCGAACAAGCAACTCGCCCAGGCCAGCCTGGCGCCCGGCAACACGATGCTGTCGCTGACCCGCAGCGCGCCGGCCGGCCAGACCCTCCACCTGGCCGCCAACCTCACGGGCGAGGCCCAGCCGTGGACGCCGGAGTCGTCGCGGCGGCTGCTGCTCGACAGCGCCGACCAGCGCTTCGGAGGCACGGCCACGCCGGGGCGGCCACCGATGCGGCTGCAACCCTTCCAGGTCCTGCTGTACGAAGCAAGGCGGTAACCGCGTCGGCCGAGCGGTAGGGCCCACGGCGGGATCGAGTATCATGCAAGCGCGATGACGATTCGCGAGACGTTCCTGGTCAGGCACCCGATCTCGGGGCGCCTGGCCGAGCGGGCGCGCCAGTCGATCCCGGGCGGAGTCACCCACGACATCCGTCACCTGCAGCCCTTCGCCCCCTACATCGACCGGGCCAGCGGGGCCCGCAAGTGGGACGTCGACGGCAACGAATACATCGACTACTGGATGGGTCACGGCGCGCTCTTCCTGGGCCACTGCCACCCCGCGGTGGTCAAGGCGGTGCAAGCCCAGATGGAGCGCGGCACGCACTTCGGGGCCAGCCACGAGCTGGAGATCCGCTGGGCCGAGCTCGTCAACCAGCTCGTGCCCTGTGCCGAGCTCACACGCTTCACCATGTCGGGCACGGAAGCGACGCACCTGGCCATGCGCGTGGCGCGCGCCTACACGGGACGTGCCCGGATCGTGAAGCTCGCGGGCCACTTCCACGGCTGGCACGACGGCGCCGTGGCCGCGGTGAACCCGCCTT from Candidatus Methylomirabilota bacterium includes the following:
- a CDS encoding DUF3536 domain-containing protein, producing the protein MTTSRFVTIHGHFYQPPRESPWLEEVEVQDSAAPYHDWNERVTAECYAPNTAARRVDRVNRILDIVNNYAEISFNVGPTLFAWLERHAPDVYAKILEADRVSAAARGGHGNALAQVYNHMIMPLAPRRDKVTQVRWGLADFRHRFGREPEGMWLPETAADDESLQILAEAGVKFTILAPHQAWRVRPLDGDAFKEVNASVDPSRPYLWRGSGGASLTVFFYDGPISRAVAFEDALDRGEHLVARLKSGFDDNRDGPQLVHCATDGESYGHHKKFGDMALAAALHQIESEQFASLTNYGAVLAKQPAAWEVQILQATSWSCAHGVERWRADCGCRTRPDWHQRWRAPLRAALDWLREQIDTFYEARASAHLKDPWEARDAYIEVLLDPRPERLGEWLARHQRVRLDGTALVETRRLLEMQRNRMLMFTSCGWFFDEISGLEPVQILKYAAMAIQYFRDLGGGQLEPEFLRRLEAAPSNLAEYHDGGQVYRRLVRPAMVDLRRVVAHYAISGLFDEQPDDTKVYAWRVQRLDETREAYAGTMLRIGRVHVSSATTGEARDLVYAVLHFGGHDFSCGIRSDPGPEAYESLKADLLRRYTQHSLADMVRGLDEHFPRDLFGLPHLFLEERRRVMTRVIQAVLERYEQAHHRIWDESRKLVHYLREAEAPIPEVLRVTGKHVLEHQLTAELERVPDSGALPERAFELAEEARSLGLSLDLGASRPVMMRAVAAVLDALAEQPTPDRVDAAVALIEGARRLPVRFGRWHAQNRFFQLWRARPEARPILRPLADALDFNLAGDAPR
- the treY gene encoding malto-oligosyltrehalose synthase gives rise to the protein MSGPALATYRLQLGPDLTFDAAAAIVPYLAALGISDCYTSPFFETASSGSHGYDVSDHNRFRDELGGEPAFSRFAEALRRNDMGLVIDVVPNHMGIAHNRNAWWWDVLENGPASPYAAYFDIDWNPVKRELAGKVLLPILGDQYGAVLERGELTLELVDGTFRVRYYETALPVAPRSYTRILSHRLDELQAALGAEHPGLLELKTLAAWFVTLPSQEEVDPERRAAHRRDRQQGIERLAALLLTDPAIREFIEDNVRRFNGTPGEPHSFDLLDVLLAEQAYRIAYWRVAGEEINYRRFFDINELAALRVENPEVFEATHRLIMRLVAEAPVTGLRIDHPDGLYAPTQYFQWLRDGAARPVAIYAEKILAPGERLPASWPVEGTTGYEFLNLLNGIFVDRSQAHAMELFYARLIKERPPFSDVVYEAKNLIMQTSMASEINMLAHRLNVISEKHRSSRDFTLLSLTGALREIVANFPVYRTYVGEGAGPSEADRDYIARAVAQAKRRTPSVSASIYNWIQDILLLRQPPWADEAYRRERLEFAMRLQQITGPVMAKGYEDTALYRFNRLVSLNEVGGDPARFGTPLAEFHTAMVDRQRTFPRALSTTSTHDTKRGEDVRARINVLSEMPEEWRHRVVAWQKLNRRHRSTVDSKPTPGANTEYLIYQTLVGAWPITAERLRGYLHKAIHEAKSHTSWIEPNVRYDEAIDRFAAAILDPAQSARFLADFVPFQQRVARFAMFNTLAQTLVKITAPGIPDFYQGTELWDLNLVDPDNRRPVDFALRRRILESLAAEVDSGHDLPGLAQDLIKHWEDGRIKLFVVRQALACRRRNPGLFTEGLYRPLDVEGPLAEHLCAFARVRSDQAAVTVVPRLLARRGGEEPPLGRGYWGQDTRVVIPTDVGDRFLNALTGERLAAAGGGLEAASAFANFPVALLVMEGS
- the treZ gene encoding malto-oligosyltrehalose trehalohydrolase; translation: MNGLGASLQDDSVTFRVWAPRCRSVEVVIEGRPSQALWRGEDDVYSLTLPRLGAGTRYQYRLNGERYRPDPVSRWQPEGVHGPSVVVDPTAFTWTDADFRGHARADLVFYELHVGTFTRAGTFEAVIPYLEALADLGVTAVELMPVAEFPGSRNWGYDGVHLFAPQSTYGGPLGLRRLVDAAHGHGLSVVLDVVYNHLGPEGNYLAEFGPYYTDRYKTPWGQALNFDGPDSAPVRRHFVENARAWAREYHIDGLRLDAIHSTFDASPLHILTEIAEAAREEGARLGRPVHIVAESHDNDRQIVLPPEQGGLGLDAVWSDDFHHAVHVLLTGERGGYYGDFGDPRQLTRALIEGFAFQGEPSEYFGRPRGTSSADLAGEHFVICIQNHDQVGNRARGDRLSVILPFEALKLAAALMFAAPALPLLFMGEEYGETAPFQFFTSFLDSDLAAAVRRGRTAEFSRFAWQGTVPDPGDPATFVRSRLNHSLAAAPRRRGLREYYRTWLALRRSHPALGAANKQLAQASLAPGNTMLSLTRSAPAGQTLHLAANLTGEAQPWTPESSRRLLLDSADQRFGGTATPGRPPMRLQPFQVLLYEARR
- a CDS encoding 1,4-alpha-glucan branching protein domain-containing protein — encoded protein: MSYPFALVLHTHLPMVVNHGRWPHGSDWLCEAAFECYLPLLETVHRLIADGISPKWTINVSPVLAEQLASPEFQHELAFYHDNVRRACAESREYFEREGRHELVKLTHFWEAFYERMWELHRRIGGEIPGTLADLERHGHLEIITCAATHGYLPLLSRDESIHLQLRTAVETHRRHFGRAPRGIWLPECAYRPRYEWTPPTGREQGKNPRLRPGLEEMLAAHGLEYFVADSHLIAAGAPLFLYHDYFPLRGELTNTLPEIPRAPKRSPYAPWRVASRGGVGHAVAFFRDPRTTLQVWSREHGYPGDFTYLEFHKKHFPGGLRFWRITDAARDLGSKVPYDPEAAGQVVRNQARHFVELITQTTAAASTDGQSVVCSPYDAELFGHWWFEGPAWLEQVARNFAAAGVTPVTLAEALEAAPPRGTVSLPEGSWGEGGDHRVWLNPDTEWTWERVYSAESEWADLLQRLPAGGKDFRRVLAQASRELLLLQASDWQFLITTAAARDYAERRVAEHYAEFKSLAELARGLADGQPLTPEAAGMLRRLEREDFCFPDLDPAWAVAPRSS
- the glgC gene encoding glucose-1-phosphate adenylyltransferase — its product is MRRPRVLVMIMAGGKGERLHPLTRDRSKPAVPFGGRHRIVDFVLSNFVNSEMLSLYVLVQYKSQSLIEHVRLAWRTTGIVPDYFITIVPPQMRAGPAWYRGTADAVLQNLNLIDDFNPDVVAIFGSDHIYRMDVNQMLAFHLETGADVTVAARPVPVAEASQFGVLGVDRDRRVTDFQEKPARPSGIPGGSGGALVSMGNYLFNRSVVVAALLDDARRSTQHDFGRSIIPELVPNRRVWAYDFQLNDVPGVKPYEEPGYWRDVGNIETYWQAHMDLLGEEPRFDLNNREWPIRTGQVPGPPARLIGGDVDNVQIAEGAFIKRATIRNSILGRGVWVNEGALIEDSIIMDHTTVGKGARVRRAIIDRFNVVPADTEIGLDPAADRRRYHVDPSGLVVVPRGGRREFLRSLDEA